GCGAAGACAATGCAACCGAGCAGGTAATCATGACAGCCATACCGGGGGCGCCTTAAAATGTATCCATCCAAAAAACATCAATCAGGCTTCTCTATCATCTCATTGATGATTGCCAGCGCCATCGGCATCTTTATTATTGGAGGCGCCGGCAAGATCTATGTCGACAGTAAAAACACCTTTAATGCGAGGACAGCCGTCGCCGCAGCAACGGAAAACTACCGCTTCGCTTTCCAGGATATGCGCCGTGCACTGGTGATGGCAGGAAGGGGCGTATCCGCATCAGACGATGGCAGTGACTCCTATGAAGGAACCGATAACGGTTCGCGTACTTTTCCCGCTGTCGACAGAGTGCCTGACGGCATAGTGAGTGGTGCTACAGCTGGAGGTTCGCCCTGGAGTCCCGATCCCGAAGATTCGAGCGTGGTAGCCATCCGTTACGCTTCCGGTCCCGCACCCTGCGGAGTGGCTGACGCAGAGTTTACAGATACGCTCACTGTACGCTTTTTAGTCAATGATGAAGGCAATCTCATTTGTCAAGTCTATCGGGGCGCCGAACGACTTACCTCTCAACCCCTCGTTTCCGGGATTGTGCAGATGCGGGCGCTGTACGGCATAGATACCGACGTTGATGAACCTGATGGTGTTGCGAATCAGTTTCTCACAGCAAATGAGGTGGGTGAGGCGAGTTGGCCAGCAGTTGTCTCCATCCGTATCGGCTTGGTTGTCCAATCCGGGGACGATATAGAACTACCTAACACCTTCCGCCCTGACGACCTTGAGACATTAGATCTTCTCGGCAAAGTATTCACTGCCCCGGACACAAATAACGTTTATAAATCCGCTAGCACCACGATTTCATTACGAAATCTTCATCATGTGGATCGTCAGCCCTCCGACAATTAGGACTAGCTATGACAACTTACACCAGATTATATTCAAACCATAGAAATAGCCAAAATGGTGCGGCATTGGTTATCAGTATGGTTCTGCTCCTCATCATCACGATGTTAAGTGTAACTGCAATGCGTAACACCAACTTTGAAACAAAGATTGCAGTCAACCATCAGTTCAAGGAACTGAGCTTTCGAGCTGCTGAGAACGCCCTTGCGATTGTCACCGGTCCCGAATTGGATTCTACAAACCTGGACATTCCAAGCACCATCGGCAACACCGCCCATAATGTGGATTTTTTCGAATCTCATCCGGGAGGCACGCCAATCGACCCTACGCTTACAGAACAACCTCCGATGTCGGTTGATGTCGACCTTCTGTATGAAGACAAAATCGACCCCAAGGAAGGTAAGGGCAATATGCTCTTCTCCGGCCATCAGCTCGATATCATCACTCACCTCTTCCAGGCAGATGCCGTTGGAACGGTCGGCGGTAGCGGCACCAGGACACATAACCGTATGCAAGTCGCGCTGATACGGCAGTAAGGAGTTAAACCATGATACGCATGAAACCTACATCGAAACACTGGCATTCCCTTTCTGCCTTGGCATTGACATCGCTGATTACATTTAACTCACCAACAGCCCTCTCTGACGATATTGAAGTCTATCTGCAGGAGCCGCCGGATCCCGTGCCGCCTAATATCCTGTTCGTATTGGATGAATCGGGAAGTATGGGTTGGTATAATCCAACCCCTCGGGATCAACTCGTTGACGCATTGCAAACAGTTTTCAATGATGATGCCATGAGTAATGTCAACACAGCCCTACTGGGTTATTCGACACGGGGGAATTTTGCACACTCAGGTGCATTCAAAGTCATCTCGGAGGGTACCAATCAGAGTTCATTCAATACCGAGATTGAAAATCTTACAGCTAGTGGCGGCACACCCACTGTAGATGCGTTGAATGCCGCTGTCGATTGGTTCAGAACCGATGCCACATTCACTGACGCTGATAATCTAACCTTAGAATCTCCGCTTGAAGAAGATGGGGTGCGCGCAGAGGATATGCGGTGCGCACCGAATCACATCGTCTTACTATCAGATGGTTCTCCTAACTCCAATACATACTCAAGCTATAATGGAAATCAGTGCACTATAAGCACTCTCTTTACTAATTCACCGCCTGGTGATCTTTGTGCGTATGAGATTGCTTCATACGCAAACACTGTTGATCTCATGGAAAGCACTGGATGGGATGGTGATCAGAATATCACTGTCAGCACAATGGGCTTCAACACATCAGGTAATACACGTACATTCCTGCAGCGAGTCGCGGAGTTCGGTGGTGGAACCTATTATGACTCCGACGGTGGTTCACTGGTTCAAGACCTGACTGACATCATCACGAGTGCACAAACCAATATCGACTACGCCTACAATGCACCGGCCATCCCGTTTAACTCGGACAATGCCGCAGTTAGTGGCGATGAAATCTACGTCCCCATGTTTCTTCCCGAAGATCGCACCTTTTGGAAAGGCAATCTAAAGAAATACACGATTACCGTCACAGAAGAGGATGTGGTGCTGACAGCTTTGAATAACGAGCGCGTACTGAATGAAGCTCAGGAGTTTCAAAGCACGAGAGACCTGTTCTGTGATGATGACGCGTGTGATCCCGATGAAGGATACCCCCTTGCGGGTGGCGTTGCACAGGATATGACTGAAGTCAGAAACCTCTATACCTACCTCGGCAGTGATCCGGTACTGACCAGTGCCGCGAATCGAGTCAGAAATTCAAACACCGCTATTACCACCAGCATGTTAGGGGTAGCGACTGATGAGTTACGGACCGAACTGCTGAATTGGGTTACCAGGGATCCCGCTTATGTCGCAACGGAGGATGATCCATCACATTCAGGCGTGATGGGCGCACCTATTCATACCCAGCCTATCGTGGTCAACTACAGCGATGGAGATGTGGTACTGATCCCTACCAGTGAAGGTGTGCTCGAGGCCATCGATGCCAGATTAGGAGAAGAACTCTGGGCCTTTATGCCGCAAGATCTCTTACCCGGTATACACACGATAAAGAACAACGATGCTTCCTCAATACCCTACTACGGTTTGGACGGTCCCATGACCTATTATGAGGTTGGCAATGAAAAAATGGTCATATTCGGAATGCGACGCGGTGGAAGAAAATACCACATTATCAATGTCACCGAGCGGCTTGCCCCCGAGTACGTTGCTGAAATATCCAGTGACGCCTCCAGCCATTTCAGCAAACTTGGCCAAACCTGGTCAAAGCCGCTTTTCGTAAAAATGGAAATCGGCGGTACGGTTCGAGAAGTCCTGGTTTTTGGTGGTGGCTACGATCCCGATCAGGATAACGCCACCCCACCCGATGCAAGTTATTCCGACGATGAAGGTAATGCCATATTTATCGTTGACGCAGAGGATGGCACCCTGTTGAGATCTATCTCGGATACGGGAGCCAATGTGAATATCCCCGAAATGACATTTGCCATTCCCAGTGATCTTGCTACAGTCGACTTGAACGGGAACGCCGTAGTTGAACGTATCTACGCCTCTGATGTAGGTGGCAGAATCATTCGTATCGATATCGATGAAGATGACGCGACCAATACAATCACTGGCGGTATAATTGCCGACATCAATGATGGCACTTCTGCTCACCGCAAATTGTTTAATACCCCTCAGATCGGTTACTTCTCCAAGTCGGGTATACAGTTCCTTGCCATTATGATCGGTACCGGCGATATCGCGAATCCACTCGAGGATGTAACGGATCGATTCTACATGATCAAGGACACAGCTCTCTGGCATACACCAGATTGGGATACCTACGATGCAATCGCTGATGGCGACTTAGTTGATGCTTCAGATACAGTCGTAGCTGGTCTTGATCCAGAAAACAGGGGTTGGTATATCGACTTCTCTAATGCCGAGAAATCCTTCTCCAAAGCGATTCTTTACGACTATGCCATCTTTTTCACAACCTACAGCGCAGATACTGTTGAGCCAGATAGCCTCTGCGAAGCCGTTGGTACGATTGGTACGGGAAGGATCTATGGGCTCAACTTGCTAACAGCGAATGGCGCCATTCATTGGGATGGTTCAACCGAAGGTGCGCTAACTATCAGTGACCGAACCTCACAGTTAGAACTGCAAGGCATCCCGCCATCACCTCAGCTCTTATTCCCGGGTGGCACAGACGAAGATGGCAATACTGTGATAGGCAAGAAGATCTTCCTGTTCTCCGATCTCAAGAAAAAACACGAGTGGAGCGATCGCTTCCGTCCCATTTATTGGGAGGAGGTGATTGATGAGTAGCAATCTGAAAAGTACTGGATTCACCTTGGTGGAATTGATGGTGGTTATACTCATTGTTGGTATTCTGGCGGCGATAGCCTTCCCCAGTTACGATGAGTATGTCAAAAGGGCGCGTCGTGGTGACGGTACGGAAACACTCCTTGCCGCCGCCCAGAGCTTTGAGGTCTTTCGTGCGCGCACTGCAACTTATCCTAACGATATTGCTCTGGTGAACCTCAATGATGAAAGCCCCGATGGGTATTATGGCAACCTAACCGTTCTTGATCCAACTGTGGATTGCCCAATCGTCAGCTGTTATATTATCCAAATCCAGGCCCAGAATCAGCAGGCAAATGATGACATAACAGCCTTCCGCCTCAGCTCATCAGGTGTAGAAGAACGGTATGAAGATGGGGCTTGGCATACCAACTGGAGAGAGTAATATCCCTGTGCTGATGCGCGCCATTCCGTTACTAGGAATGGTGCCCATCAGCTGATCAATAGCTATATGGCTCGGCTGCTTCTAGATCAGCACTAAATCGAACTCCATATACCTGACACCGACTTCATTGCCATCTTTGCTTCATCCCTAGCCAATCTTTTTTCCAATCCTACATACTGAATCATTACTTTAGTGGTATAAATATACTCAGATATCAACTGAGAGACTCTGGGTTACTACCGACTGCTAATGTTCGACCCTGTTAAATTTAGCTTTCTTAGAAAAAAATCATCATGATAGATTGCTTAATCGTCGGCGGCGGCATCATCGGCATGCTCACGGCAAACGAACTGCACACCGCGGGAATGGCTGTCGCGTTGGTTGAAAAGGGACACCCCGGCCGCGAATCCTCCTGGGCGGGAGGCGGCATCGTTTCGCCGCTCTATCCCTGGCGCTATGACGATTCCATCTCCAAGCTCGCCCAATGGAGCCAGGCCCACTACCCCGCAATCGCCCGGATGTTGATCGATGCGGGTGGGCCCGATCCAGAATATCTAAAGAGCGGGCTGTTGATCCTGGAGCCTACCGATACCGATCGCACAACGGCATGGTCAGGACGTTTCGAGCAGCCGCTCCATCTCATCGACCGAAAAGGCATCGCTGAATGCCAACCCGGATTGGATACCGAAGCCTCAGAGGCAGTCTGGCTACCCGATGTTGCCCAGATACGCAATCCCAGGTTCAGCAAATCCCTCTATCACGCCATCCGGCAGAAGATAACCATTCACGAGCAGACCGAGGCCACTGAACTCATGAACGAGCAGGGTCGGGTACGTGGCGTCAAGACTTCAACCGGCACCCTCGAAGCGGACAAAGTGATCGTCTGTGCCGGCGCCTGGAGCGGCAACCTACTGAGCGACATCGTCACGCCCCCGGCCATCGAACCGGTGCTGGGGCAGATGATCATTTTTCGCCACCAACCGGGCGCGATCACCAGCATCGTCCTGCACAACGACCGTTACATCATCCCCCGCAAGGATGGCAGGGTATTGGTCGGCAGCACCCTGGAGTACAGAGGTTTCGACAAGCACACCACTGAGCAGGCAAAGCAGGAACTCAAGGCCTTCGCCCTCGCCCACTTCCCCAGCCTGGGCGAGGCAGAAATCGAGCACCACTGGGCCGGCCTGAGACCCGGCTCCCCCAGCGGCATCCCCTATATCGGACCGATACCTGAGATCGGCGGCCTCTACCTCAACGCCGGACATTTCCGCAACGGCGTGGTGCTGGGGCCGGCATCGACCAGATTGCTGGCGGATATCGTGCTGGGACGTACCCCGATCCTGGATCCTGAACCCTATACTATTGATGCTAAAAGATAAATTTGAGGCATGATCGAATTCCGTTATATCTGCGTATTTGCCTGCGGACTACAGTTTGAAACACCCCAAAAGACTAGACCGGAAATCAGCTCAGCGTCTATAATTGCCCGCTTTGGCCGATGTAGCTCAGTCGGTAGAGCAACTGATTCGTAATCAGTAGGTCGGCGGTTCGATTCCGCCCATCGGCTCCATCAAATATATAAATTATATAATTAGGAAACACATCATAAAGTTGTTGCGCTCCCTCTCAACCTGCGGTGTATCCAGCTTTAATAATCCGGACCCTGCAATACGATCAGCACAAATCCGAGATTCCGGTAGTCACGGATCTGTGCCGGCCCCGAGGGTGAAACATCCACGTAAGCGGGGTAATCTTCTGGCGTGTAACCATCCCACCCGGCATGTACACCGCAGACATGCAGATCGATGTCATCGTCTCGCAGTTGCTGTGCCTTATCATGGATCGGCGCCATAAGACCCTCGGCCTCATCAGCCAGCAGACCGAACTGCTCACGGCCATGTGACACCACGGCGATCGGCAGCTCAGGAAAACGCTTGCGTAACTGGGCGCTGAGCCGCGCGATCTTGGGCAGTGCCCAGCCTAAGGCGTCGTCATCATCCTCTATGATCTCGAAGACCACGCCGACAGGCTCTTCATCAGCCTCAAGCAGTCGATCGACCTGGGTATCGGCCATGGATAGGCTCGATAAAGAGAGAAGTAATATCAGAAAGAAAAGACGCATGCTGCAAACACTCCCCGGATTCGTTATCAATAGATGACAGCTAGCCTAGTATTCAAGTTTCAGTTTCACCTATCAAAAAGTAAATAATAAAAAATATGGACGATCACCCTCCGGTATCACCGGTTATATTGATTGTCCGCCAAGCCTCCTACCTGCAATTTCTGTCAGAATTTTGTTCTTATTGCGTTCTTTT
This sequence is a window from Candidatus Thiodiazotropha sp. LNASS1. Protein-coding genes within it:
- a CDS encoding PilW family protein; amino-acid sequence: MYPSKKHQSGFSIISLMIASAIGIFIIGGAGKIYVDSKNTFNARTAVAAATENYRFAFQDMRRALVMAGRGVSASDDGSDSYEGTDNGSRTFPAVDRVPDGIVSGATAGGSPWSPDPEDSSVVAIRYASGPAPCGVADAEFTDTLTVRFLVNDEGNLICQVYRGAERLTSQPLVSGIVQMRALYGIDTDVDEPDGVANQFLTANEVGEASWPAVVSIRIGLVVQSGDDIELPNTFRPDDLETLDLLGKVFTAPDTNNVYKSASTTISLRNLHHVDRQPSDN
- a CDS encoding PilX N-terminal domain-containing pilus assembly protein, which translates into the protein MTTYTRLYSNHRNSQNGAALVISMVLLLIITMLSVTAMRNTNFETKIAVNHQFKELSFRAAENALAIVTGPELDSTNLDIPSTIGNTAHNVDFFESHPGGTPIDPTLTEQPPMSVDVDLLYEDKIDPKEGKGNMLFSGHQLDIITHLFQADAVGTVGGSGTRTHNRMQVALIRQ
- a CDS encoding pilus assembly protein; translation: MIRMKPTSKHWHSLSALALTSLITFNSPTALSDDIEVYLQEPPDPVPPNILFVLDESGSMGWYNPTPRDQLVDALQTVFNDDAMSNVNTALLGYSTRGNFAHSGAFKVISEGTNQSSFNTEIENLTASGGTPTVDALNAAVDWFRTDATFTDADNLTLESPLEEDGVRAEDMRCAPNHIVLLSDGSPNSNTYSSYNGNQCTISTLFTNSPPGDLCAYEIASYANTVDLMESTGWDGDQNITVSTMGFNTSGNTRTFLQRVAEFGGGTYYDSDGGSLVQDLTDIITSAQTNIDYAYNAPAIPFNSDNAAVSGDEIYVPMFLPEDRTFWKGNLKKYTITVTEEDVVLTALNNERVLNEAQEFQSTRDLFCDDDACDPDEGYPLAGGVAQDMTEVRNLYTYLGSDPVLTSAANRVRNSNTAITTSMLGVATDELRTELLNWVTRDPAYVATEDDPSHSGVMGAPIHTQPIVVNYSDGDVVLIPTSEGVLEAIDARLGEELWAFMPQDLLPGIHTIKNNDASSIPYYGLDGPMTYYEVGNEKMVIFGMRRGGRKYHIINVTERLAPEYVAEISSDASSHFSKLGQTWSKPLFVKMEIGGTVREVLVFGGGYDPDQDNATPPDASYSDDEGNAIFIVDAEDGTLLRSISDTGANVNIPEMTFAIPSDLATVDLNGNAVVERIYASDVGGRIIRIDIDEDDATNTITGGIIADINDGTSAHRKLFNTPQIGYFSKSGIQFLAIMIGTGDIANPLEDVTDRFYMIKDTALWHTPDWDTYDAIADGDLVDASDTVVAGLDPENRGWYIDFSNAEKSFSKAILYDYAIFFTTYSADTVEPDSLCEAVGTIGTGRIYGLNLLTANGAIHWDGSTEGALTISDRTSQLELQGIPPSPQLLFPGGTDEDGNTVIGKKIFLFSDLKKKHEWSDRFRPIYWEEVIDE
- a CDS encoding type IV pilin protein, whose amino-acid sequence is MSSNLKSTGFTLVELMVVILIVGILAAIAFPSYDEYVKRARRGDGTETLLAAAQSFEVFRARTATYPNDIALVNLNDESPDGYYGNLTVLDPTVDCPIVSCYIIQIQAQNQQANDDITAFRLSSSGVEERYEDGAWHTNWRE
- the thiO gene encoding glycine oxidase ThiO codes for the protein MIDCLIVGGGIIGMLTANELHTAGMAVALVEKGHPGRESSWAGGGIVSPLYPWRYDDSISKLAQWSQAHYPAIARMLIDAGGPDPEYLKSGLLILEPTDTDRTTAWSGRFEQPLHLIDRKGIAECQPGLDTEASEAVWLPDVAQIRNPRFSKSLYHAIRQKITIHEQTEATELMNEQGRVRGVKTSTGTLEADKVIVCAGAWSGNLLSDIVTPPAIEPVLGQMIIFRHQPGAITSIVLHNDRYIIPRKDGRVLVGSTLEYRGFDKHTTEQAKQELKAFALAHFPSLGEAEIEHHWAGLRPGSPSGIPYIGPIPEIGGLYLNAGHFRNGVVLGPASTRLLADIVLGRTPILDPEPYTIDAKR